Proteins from one Pseudobdellovibrionaceae bacterium genomic window:
- a CDS encoding bifunctional alpha,alpha-trehalose-phosphate synthase (UDP-forming)/trehalose-phosphatase: MTKAKQIFVSNRLPFNVDAKTGQLQRGSGGLVSALLGVDLQEPFWWLGFETREENLRPLEDKASQVSPNLRLKPVLLDTATYDDYYDGFSNDVLWPLFHYESQYTFFQPQNWEAYIRANQKMADAILKVAEPNDCVWIHDFHFMLLPEMLRQGNPSLKIGFFLHTPFPAFEVFRQLPVRDALLKSMVQCDLIGFHEHSYLRHFSITLKSQLGIDSTFFKARIGAHTLQMGVYPISIDTAGMKEKAASAEVDRQTREYHENIQSKFLILGVDRLDYTKGLELKLKGVHRALEKYPELRGQLNFLQVAIPTRTKVPSYIRLKEQVDQLVGQINGAFGQPGYVPVNYIFGSVNETQLLGLYRRADALLVSSKRDGMNLVAIEYAISQQAEQPGVVIVSEFAGVASMLGQALIINPWDEDSMADAIYRAFKMPTDERLERQNDLQELLFRYSASQWANSFLTDLAKTADAHERREVAPLPSRREEWPKELVQRVQHASKICLVLDYDGTVVQIEQRPELAVLSSLQREFLKELQKRAEVVILSGRRKEFLDQQFEDCSFTLGGEHGAFIKDHSGVWRNRISSDIQSWYGEARNVMQAYADRVPLSFVEQKEAALVWHYRQSPQTFAAFHAHRLDEQLQVGLANQPVTVTLGNRVVEAKAIECSKGSFVRDLMKQSPAGTLFICLGDDLTDEDMFKVVGRRGLSIKVGDGKTGAQYRLAKQGDVSVFLGELLLMLDGRVNSGKGGEHLPLAKG; this comes from the coding sequence GTGACAAAAGCAAAACAGATTTTCGTTTCCAACCGACTGCCGTTCAACGTCGATGCAAAAACCGGTCAACTTCAGCGCGGAAGTGGTGGTCTAGTTTCGGCTTTGCTGGGCGTCGATTTGCAAGAGCCCTTTTGGTGGCTGGGGTTCGAGACGCGCGAGGAGAATTTGCGTCCGCTCGAGGATAAGGCGTCCCAGGTTTCGCCGAATCTGCGTCTGAAGCCCGTGCTGCTGGATACGGCGACATACGACGATTATTACGACGGATTTAGCAACGACGTTCTGTGGCCGCTTTTCCATTACGAAAGCCAATACACGTTCTTCCAACCTCAGAACTGGGAAGCTTATATTCGCGCGAATCAGAAAATGGCCGACGCCATCCTGAAGGTGGCGGAGCCGAACGACTGCGTGTGGATTCATGACTTTCATTTCATGCTGCTGCCCGAGATGTTGCGCCAGGGGAACCCGTCGCTGAAAATCGGCTTCTTCCTGCACACGCCGTTTCCCGCCTTCGAGGTTTTCCGGCAGCTTCCGGTGCGGGACGCGCTTTTGAAATCGATGGTCCAGTGCGACCTGATCGGATTCCACGAGCATTCCTACCTGCGCCACTTTTCGATCACTCTCAAGTCGCAGCTCGGTATCGATTCGACGTTCTTCAAAGCGCGTATCGGCGCGCATACTTTGCAGATGGGAGTCTATCCGATCAGCATCGATACCGCCGGCATGAAAGAGAAGGCGGCGTCGGCCGAAGTCGATCGTCAGACCCGGGAGTACCACGAAAACATCCAGTCGAAGTTTTTGATCCTGGGCGTGGACCGATTGGACTACACGAAGGGGCTGGAGCTGAAGTTGAAGGGCGTCCACCGCGCGCTGGAGAAGTATCCCGAGCTGCGCGGTCAGCTGAACTTCCTGCAGGTCGCTATTCCCACGCGCACGAAAGTGCCCTCGTATATTCGCTTGAAGGAGCAGGTCGATCAATTGGTCGGGCAGATCAACGGGGCTTTCGGGCAGCCGGGATACGTGCCCGTCAATTATATCTTCGGTTCGGTGAACGAAACACAGCTGCTTGGACTGTACCGCCGGGCCGACGCGCTTCTGGTCTCGTCGAAACGCGATGGCATGAATTTGGTCGCGATCGAATACGCGATCTCCCAGCAGGCGGAGCAGCCGGGGGTCGTGATCGTAAGTGAATTCGCCGGGGTCGCGTCGATGCTCGGGCAGGCGTTGATCATCAATCCTTGGGACGAGGATTCGATGGCGGACGCGATTTACCGCGCGTTCAAGATGCCGACCGACGAGCGGCTCGAGCGGCAGAACGACCTGCAGGAACTGCTTTTCCGTTATTCGGCGAGCCAATGGGCGAATTCGTTCCTGACGGACTTGGCGAAAACCGCGGATGCGCACGAGCGTCGCGAAGTGGCGCCGCTTCCGTCCCGTCGTGAGGAATGGCCGAAAGAGCTCGTACAGCGAGTTCAACATGCGTCGAAGATTTGCTTGGTTCTGGATTACGATGGGACCGTCGTGCAGATCGAGCAACGCCCCGAGCTCGCCGTGCTGAGTTCTTTGCAGCGGGAATTTCTGAAGGAACTGCAGAAACGCGCCGAGGTGGTCATTCTGAGCGGGCGTCGGAAGGAATTCCTGGACCAACAGTTCGAGGACTGCTCCTTCACTTTGGGTGGAGAGCACGGCGCCTTCATCAAAGATCACAGCGGCGTTTGGCGCAATCGCATCAGCTCGGACATCCAGAGCTGGTACGGCGAGGCCCGTAACGTGATGCAAGCCTACGCGGACCGCGTTCCGTTGTCCTTCGTGGAGCAGAAAGAAGCCGCGCTGGTGTGGCACTACCGTCAAAGTCCGCAGACCTTCGCGGCGTTTCATGCCCACCGTCTGGACGAACAGCTCCAGGTCGGACTCGCCAACCAGCCGGTCACCGTAACCCTCGGCAATCGTGTGGTCGAAGCGAAAGCGATCGAGTGCAGCAAGGGGAGTTTCGTACGCGATCTCATGAAACAGTCCCCGGCGGGAACTCTATTTATATGTCTGGGGGACGATCTGACGGACGAGGACATGTTCAAGGTGGTCGGCCGCCGCGGACTTTCGATCAAAGTCGGCGACGGAAAAACCGGGGCGCAGTACCGGTTAGCCAAGCAGGGGGACGTGTCGGTTTTCCTCGGGGAGCTTCTCTTGATGCTCGATGGGCGCGTGAATTCGGGGAAGGGCGGGGAGCATTTGCCCCTCGCCAAAGGCTAG
- a CDS encoding SRPBCC family protein, with protein sequence MPEIEQRTHVRPRAVPIMQTHRDDKSRRAITIFGLNPAEVFQFWRNFQNLPRFMKGVSRVDNVAGGQTHWLVELPSGIRASWNAEITEEEPGVMLAWRSLPDSQVTTSGSVWFTASPDGRSTIVTLSMDYEIIGGRMSELTTLLMGEDPDTLVQTNLRRLKALLETGEIPTTEGQPSGREELQSGKESRQ encoded by the coding sequence ATGCCCGAAATAGAGCAAAGAACCCATGTCCGTCCGCGCGCGGTGCCGATCATGCAAACCCATCGCGACGACAAAAGCCGTCGAGCGATCACCATCTTCGGGCTTAATCCGGCCGAGGTTTTCCAGTTCTGGAGAAACTTTCAGAATCTGCCGCGCTTCATGAAAGGCGTCTCGCGCGTCGATAACGTCGCGGGTGGGCAGACGCATTGGCTGGTCGAGCTTCCCTCGGGAATTCGCGCGTCTTGGAATGCCGAGATCACCGAAGAAGAACCGGGAGTCATGCTGGCCTGGCGCAGCCTGCCGGATTCGCAGGTTACGACCTCGGGTTCCGTTTGGTTCACCGCGAGTCCGGACGGGCGGAGCACCATCGTGACATTGTCCATGGATTACGAAATCATCGGCGGCCGCATGAGCGAGTTGACCACGCTGCTGATGGGTGAAGATCCGGACACGCTCGTGCAAACGAATTTGCGACGTCTCAAAGCGCTGCTCGAAACGGGCGAGATCCCGACCACTGAAGGACAGCCGTCGGGCCGCGAAGAACTGCAATCCGGAAAGGAGTCTCGGCAATGA
- a CDS encoding glutathione-dependent formaldehyde dehydrogenase, producing the protein MKALTWEGKHAIAVKHVHNPRILNPSDAIIKVTTAAICGSDLHLYDGYIPTMQKGDIMGHETMGEVVEIGPNVKKLKVGDRIVIPFDIGCGKCHHCQEEEYAACDNSNPNYVMAEKLYGSSGAGLFGYSHLYGGYAGGQAEYIRVPYADTNSLIIPAGIDDEKVLFLSDIFPTGYMAAENCNIRRGDTVAVWGCGPVGQMAIRSAFMLGAERVIAIDHYEGRLQMAAQSGAEVINYEEEDQLLEELKFRTGGNGPDSCIDAVGLEAHGNTIPAGLDRVKAALWLATDRPNVLRQTLQAARKCGTVSIPGVYGGMLDKVPFGAAFGKGLTLKMGQTHTQKYMPMLLERILKEEIDPSFVITHRIGIDDGPELYKKFNDEKDECIKVVIKM; encoded by the coding sequence ATGAAGGCACTCACTTGGGAAGGCAAACACGCGATCGCGGTCAAACACGTCCACAATCCGCGCATCTTGAATCCATCGGATGCGATCATCAAAGTCACCACCGCGGCGATCTGCGGATCGGATCTGCACCTTTATGACGGCTACATTCCCACGATGCAAAAAGGCGACATCATGGGACATGAAACCATGGGCGAGGTCGTCGAGATCGGTCCGAACGTCAAGAAGCTGAAGGTCGGCGACCGCATCGTCATTCCCTTCGACATCGGTTGCGGCAAGTGCCACCACTGCCAAGAAGAGGAATACGCAGCCTGCGACAACTCGAATCCGAATTACGTGATGGCCGAGAAGCTTTACGGATCGTCGGGCGCGGGGCTTTTCGGCTATTCGCATCTTTACGGCGGCTACGCCGGCGGCCAGGCCGAGTACATTCGGGTGCCTTACGCGGATACGAACTCTTTGATCATCCCGGCGGGTATCGATGACGAGAAGGTCTTATTTTTGAGCGATATTTTCCCGACGGGTTATATGGCGGCCGAAAACTGCAATATCCGCCGCGGCGATACCGTTGCCGTGTGGGGCTGCGGTCCCGTCGGGCAAATGGCGATTCGTAGCGCGTTCATGCTCGGCGCCGAGCGGGTCATCGCGATCGACCATTACGAAGGTCGATTGCAGATGGCGGCGCAGTCCGGTGCGGAAGTCATCAATTACGAAGAAGAGGATCAGCTCCTCGAAGAATTGAAGTTCCGCACGGGCGGTAACGGCCCCGACTCTTGTATCGATGCCGTAGGACTCGAAGCTCATGGGAACACGATTCCGGCGGGTTTGGACCGCGTGAAGGCGGCGCTCTGGTTGGCCACCGATCGTCCGAACGTTTTGCGCCAGACGCTGCAAGCGGCGCGGAAGTGCGGAACGGTTTCAATTCCCGGAGTTTACGGCGGTATGCTGGATAAAGTTCCGTTCGGGGCGGCGTTCGGCAAAGGGTTGACCTTGAAGATGGGGCAGACGCACACCCAAAAGTACATGCCGATGTTGCTTGAGCGCATTCTGAAGGAAGAAATCGATCCGTCCTTCGTGATCACCCACCGCATCGGCATCGACGACGGTCCCGAACTCTACAAGAAATTCAACGATGAAAAAGATGAATGCATCAAAGTCGTTATTAAGATGTAG
- a CDS encoding LLM class flavin-dependent oxidoreductase — protein MDHVKNLTTAKISLLDLAKISQGASLRQTYDQSRTLAQTAEALGFTRFWLAEHHNIEGIASAATSVLIGYIAENTKTIRVGAGGIMLPNHAPLMIAEQFGTLASLYPDRIDLGLGRAPGTDRATMRALRRDNPNHGADFGELVDELTGFFAPAYAGQVVKAIPGAGIDVPLYILGSSLYGAQLAARLGRPYAFAGHFAPAMMRQAFEIYRSAFQPSAFLKEPYVMVGVPVIAADSDEQAAYLATSLQRAFLNMIRGTRTLSLPPVEDMDAIWSPAEKQAVLNMLGLLVTGSARKVREELDRLIEFTGADELIVTSDTYRFEDRLKSIEVIAQAKSIS, from the coding sequence ATTGACCACGTGAAAAACCTGACAACCGCAAAAATCTCGCTTCTGGATCTCGCGAAAATTTCCCAGGGCGCGAGTCTACGCCAAACCTACGATCAATCACGCACACTCGCCCAAACCGCCGAGGCGTTAGGCTTCACGCGTTTTTGGTTGGCCGAACATCACAATATCGAAGGCATCGCAAGTGCGGCCACTTCGGTGCTGATCGGTTACATCGCCGAAAACACGAAAACGATCCGCGTCGGCGCGGGTGGGATCATGCTGCCGAATCACGCGCCCTTGATGATCGCCGAGCAGTTCGGAACTCTCGCGAGTCTGTACCCGGACCGGATCGATCTGGGGTTGGGCCGCGCTCCGGGAACGGACCGTGCGACAATGCGCGCCCTCCGCCGCGACAATCCGAATCATGGAGCCGACTTCGGTGAACTCGTGGACGAGCTGACCGGATTTTTCGCGCCGGCCTACGCGGGTCAAGTCGTGAAAGCGATTCCGGGCGCCGGGATCGACGTGCCCCTCTACATTCTAGGATCCAGTCTTTACGGCGCCCAGCTCGCCGCGCGATTGGGACGCCCTTACGCTTTCGCCGGTCACTTCGCCCCGGCGATGATGCGCCAAGCGTTCGAGATCTACCGATCCGCATTCCAGCCGTCCGCTTTCCTGAAAGAACCCTACGTGATGGTGGGAGTTCCCGTGATCGCGGCCGACAGCGATGAACAGGCCGCCTACCTCGCGACCAGTTTGCAAAGGGCCTTCCTGAACATGATTCGCGGCACACGAACTTTGTCATTGCCGCCCGTAGAGGACATGGATGCGATCTGGAGCCCCGCCGAAAAACAAGCCGTACTCAACATGTTGGGTTTGCTGGTGACCGGATCGGCGAGAAAGGTGCGCGAGGAACTCGATCGGCTGATCGAATTCACCGGAGCGGATGAACTGATCGTGACCTCGGACACCTACCGATTCGAAGATCGTCTGAAATCCATCGAGGTCATCGCGCAGGCCAAATCTATTTCATAA
- a CDS encoding aldo/keto reductase — MEYRQFGRSGLKVPVLSFGTGTFGGSNDFFKSWGSTDVDGARRLVDVCLDSGVNFFDTANSYSDGDSEKILGQALKGRRARTLISTKASIPVGDGPNDRGSSRHHILRAVEDSLRRLDTDYLDVYFMHVFDALTPMEEILGTLDQLVRDGKIRYFGCSNYSGWQLMKALATSEKHGWNSFVAHQAYYSLIGRDYEWELMPLALDQGLGTMVWSPLGWGRLTGKIRRGQSASSGRIHAGGATGGPEVADEFLYQVVDALDEVAAETGKSITQVALNWLLQRPSVCNLVIGARDEAQLKQNLGAIGWSLTAAQVAHLDRASQRTPVYPYWHQRGFDDINPKPTPW; from the coding sequence ATGGAATACCGTCAATTTGGCCGCTCGGGCCTGAAAGTTCCCGTCCTCAGCTTCGGCACCGGCACGTTCGGCGGCAGCAATGATTTCTTTAAATCGTGGGGTTCGACCGATGTCGACGGCGCCCGCCGCTTGGTCGATGTCTGCTTGGACTCTGGCGTGAATTTTTTCGACACCGCCAATTCCTATTCGGACGGCGACTCGGAAAAAATTCTGGGGCAGGCCTTGAAAGGTCGGCGCGCGCGGACCTTAATTTCCACGAAAGCGTCGATCCCCGTCGGCGACGGCCCGAACGACCGCGGCTCTTCGCGCCACCATATCCTCCGCGCGGTGGAAGATAGCCTGCGGCGCTTGGATACCGACTACCTCGATGTTTACTTCATGCACGTCTTCGACGCTCTCACGCCGATGGAGGAAATCCTCGGCACCTTGGATCAGCTCGTTCGCGACGGCAAGATTCGCTACTTCGGCTGCTCGAACTATTCCGGCTGGCAGTTGATGAAGGCGCTCGCGACATCGGAAAAGCACGGATGGAACTCATTCGTCGCGCACCAAGCCTACTACTCCTTGATCGGGCGCGACTACGAATGGGAGTTGATGCCCCTCGCTCTTGATCAAGGTTTGGGAACCATGGTGTGGAGTCCCCTGGGCTGGGGCCGCCTGACCGGAAAGATTCGCCGCGGGCAAAGCGCAAGTAGCGGTCGCATTCACGCGGGCGGCGCGACCGGAGGACCGGAAGTCGCCGACGAATTTTTGTATCAAGTCGTCGATGCACTGGATGAAGTCGCGGCCGAGACGGGGAAATCCATTACGCAAGTCGCGCTCAATTGGCTTCTGCAGCGCCCAAGCGTTTGTAATCTGGTGATCGGCGCGCGAGACGAGGCGCAGCTGAAGCAAAACTTAGGCGCGATTGGCTGGAGTTTGACGGCCGCGCAGGTCGCTCACCTGGACCGCGCAAGTCAGCGAACGCCCGTTTATCCCTACTGGCACCAGCGCGGCTTTGATGACATCAATCCCAAGCCCACCCCTTGGTAA
- a CDS encoding DTW domain-containing protein has protein sequence MLRPRGQRKTQDPCPRCGLHRDRCLCAQIPRLETATRLCLVIHHRELKRTTNSGRLATEALVNSELRVRGQREQTLDLSDLVGGGYQSLLFFPSEDAVELTTEFIASRRALDPRPFQLIVPDGNWRQASKVASRHPELASLPRVKISDANTATKHLRVEHKAEGMSTLEAIARAFRILESEATGVALLELYQLKLRQTLKGRGELR, from the coding sequence ATGTTACGCCCGCGCGGTCAGCGCAAAACCCAAGATCCCTGTCCCCGCTGCGGTCTGCACCGTGATCGGTGCCTTTGTGCCCAGATCCCTCGGCTTGAAACGGCGACGCGGCTTTGTTTGGTGATTCATCATCGCGAGCTGAAACGAACGACGAACTCGGGTCGCCTGGCCACCGAAGCGCTCGTGAATAGTGAGCTGCGCGTTCGCGGCCAACGTGAACAAACACTCGATCTTTCGGATTTAGTCGGTGGCGGCTACCAAAGCCTGCTCTTTTTCCCAAGCGAAGACGCGGTGGAACTCACAACGGAGTTTATCGCTTCAAGACGCGCGCTAGACCCGCGCCCTTTTCAATTGATCGTGCCGGACGGAAACTGGCGGCAGGCCTCGAAGGTGGCGTCACGCCATCCCGAGCTGGCCTCTCTTCCACGCGTTAAGATCTCGGACGCCAATACGGCGACGAAACACTTGCGGGTCGAACACAAAGCGGAAGGAATGTCCACGCTCGAGGCCATCGCGCGAGCTTTTCGAATTCTCGAAAGCGAGGCCACGGGCGTGGCGCTGCTGGAGCTTTACCAACTCAAGCTCCGTCAGACTTTAAAAGGTCGCGGAGAACTCCGTTAG
- a CDS encoding glycoside hydrolase family 15 protein has protein sequence MTRNSGKPSLQNQYQMGMIGNCNFSALVDHHASIQWLCWPRFDSSFIFGGLLDGEKGGKFTIESCGENPQTRQKYLANTNILSTTFESSDGSFEVIDFAPRFFLQERIHKPLMLFRKIRRISGTPRVRICCKPVGEYGETKPEVHFGSNHIRYSGLGEPVRLTTNASLNFIHQERPFALTEDMYFVLSWGIPLEGPLVTTFEDFLNRTQKYWTTWVERCTLPRVFQKEVIRSALALKIHQYEDTGGIVASCTTSLPEIDGEGRNWDYRFCWLRDTYYTLSALESLGHYEEMEKYSSFIENLNIGNLKNLQPVYRIDGLPDMPERELPLQGFRGNQPVRIGNGAVTQIQNDGYGQILLAIFNLYMDVRHADKSRVSRATLHSLLRYIETTLEDPDNGVWEFRGRQSIHSYTSLFHWAGSAAARKIALSLDDLDLAERAEKAMKRAAELLEECYDPARGVYTQAIGSHDLDASQLQMITLGYFHDKPPERAISHLRAIQKELEIEPGFLVRYRHTDDFGQQRSAFMICSFWYIEALVQLGFLGEAEELLRKVLRAQNHLGLMAEDYDTETGEQWGNFPQTYSHVGLINCAFALDRARRAPHFL, from the coding sequence ATGACACGAAATTCCGGAAAACCTTCACTGCAGAACCAGTACCAGATGGGAATGATCGGCAATTGCAATTTTTCCGCTCTCGTCGATCATCATGCGAGCATCCAGTGGCTCTGCTGGCCGCGATTCGATTCCAGCTTCATTTTTGGTGGACTGCTCGACGGGGAAAAAGGGGGCAAGTTCACGATCGAGTCCTGTGGTGAGAATCCCCAAACGCGACAAAAATACCTAGCCAACACCAACATCCTTTCCACGACCTTCGAATCGTCCGACGGCAGCTTTGAAGTCATCGATTTCGCACCGCGATTTTTCCTGCAAGAGCGCATTCACAAGCCGCTCATGCTCTTTCGAAAAATTCGCCGTATCTCGGGCACGCCGCGTGTGCGCATTTGCTGCAAGCCCGTGGGTGAGTATGGCGAAACGAAACCCGAAGTTCACTTCGGCAGTAACCACATTCGCTACAGTGGATTGGGCGAGCCCGTGCGGCTCACGACGAATGCGTCGCTCAATTTCATTCATCAAGAGCGACCGTTCGCCCTGACCGAAGACATGTACTTCGTGTTGTCCTGGGGTATACCACTGGAAGGCCCTCTCGTCACCACCTTCGAAGATTTTCTAAACCGGACACAAAAGTATTGGACGACATGGGTGGAGCGCTGCACGCTCCCGCGCGTTTTCCAGAAAGAAGTGATCCGCTCCGCGCTCGCGCTGAAAATCCATCAGTACGAGGATACGGGCGGTATCGTCGCCAGCTGCACCACGAGTCTTCCGGAAATCGACGGCGAAGGCCGCAACTGGGATTACCGTTTCTGCTGGCTGCGCGACACGTACTACACGCTCTCGGCCCTCGAGAGTCTGGGGCACTATGAGGAAATGGAGAAATATTCTTCTTTCATCGAAAACCTCAACATCGGGAACCTCAAGAACTTGCAGCCCGTGTACCGTATTGACGGTTTACCCGACATGCCGGAACGCGAACTGCCACTCCAAGGCTTTCGCGGCAATCAGCCCGTGCGCATCGGGAACGGCGCCGTCACGCAAATTCAAAACGACGGCTACGGCCAGATCCTGCTCGCCATTTTCAACTTGTACATGGATGTACGTCATGCGGACAAAAGCCGCGTTTCGCGCGCGACCTTGCATTCACTTCTGCGCTACATCGAGACGACTTTGGAAGATCCGGACAACGGCGTTTGGGAGTTCCGCGGGCGTCAGTCGATTCACTCTTACACTTCGCTTTTTCATTGGGCGGGCAGCGCGGCCGCGCGCAAGATCGCCCTATCTTTGGACGATCTCGATCTCGCGGAACGCGCCGAAAAAGCCATGAAACGCGCGGCCGAGTTGCTGGAGGAATGTTACGATCCCGCGCGCGGCGTTTACACGCAAGCGATCGGCTCGCATGATTTGGACGCCAGCCAACTGCAAATGATCACCCTCGGCTACTTTCACGATAAACCTCCCGAGCGGGCGATTTCGCATTTGCGTGCGATCCAGAAAGAGCTCGAGATCGAGCCCGGATTTTTGGTCCGTTACCGGCACACCGACGACTTCGGCCAACAGCGCTCCGCTTTCATGATCTGTAGCTTCTGGTACATCGAAGCGTTGGTGCAGTTGGGCTTCCTGGGCGAAGCCGAAGAGCTTCTGCGAAAAGTTTTGCGCGCGCAGAATCATCTCGGACTCATGGCCGAAGACTACGATACAGAGACGGGAGAACAATGGGGAAATTTCCCGCAAACTTACAGCCACGTCGGTTTGATCAACTGCGCTTTCGCTCTCGATCGGGCCCGTCGCGCGCCGCATTTCTTGTAA
- a CDS encoding PAS domain-containing protein, which yields MTASFSKLQPLQLLDEMPQLAWCADPEGIITYANRRCHEFSGLDILAQTNGGWAQLIHPEDLAFVGRMWRQALEGKTIFDCEYRLRSADGEYRWFLTRVVPVRDENGNVTSWLGSATDIHKMKHVEEELRLTREQIEQERMQLKLALETAELGTCVVDWPSGDVEWDAQHAKIFGYPARAMRVTMRDFAGRLHPEIRDKVLHDLNEVVATRQHLYEGEWRLQLALSDEVRYIRNVTRFEYEKDGRCVRAQGLISDVTAQKTANEKLMNATRESDIANRAKSQFLANMSHEIRTPVGVVLGYTDLALESPHLDSETRAYLQAARNNGEALKKLIGDLLDLSKIESDKMDLEQIGFDLPHLIEDVVSSLQVRAREKSLQLRVEIQPQMTRRVIADPTAIRQILTNLISNSIKFTPYGGVHLSALEEKTADGRLRIRFRIRDTGIGVEEKSIPRLFLPFSQADSSMSRKYSGTGLGLVISRKLARLMEGDVALLETSQGRGSLFEFSLLCRPAPQEEDKPKGEVQPSLVCPLEGYRVLVVEDSVDNRDLLALYLTRAGALVEVAEDGLRGVHKALQFNPDAVLMDIQMPDMDGYEAYRQLRSSRFEKPVIALTAHALKSERDRALNAGFTSYLTKPIDRNTLVTTLAGLIRSQQLH from the coding sequence ATGACGGCCTCCTTCTCCAAACTCCAACCCTTGCAGCTTCTCGATGAAATGCCGCAACTCGCTTGGTGCGCGGATCCCGAAGGGATCATCACCTACGCAAATCGTCGCTGCCACGAATTCAGCGGACTCGATATTCTCGCGCAGACGAATGGTGGCTGGGCTCAGCTCATTCACCCCGAAGATCTCGCTTTCGTCGGCCGGATGTGGCGACAAGCTCTCGAAGGCAAAACCATTTTCGATTGCGAGTACCGTCTTCGTTCCGCGGATGGCGAATATCGTTGGTTCCTGACACGTGTGGTACCGGTGCGTGACGAGAACGGCAATGTCACCTCTTGGCTCGGTTCGGCCACCGATATTCACAAAATGAAACACGTCGAAGAAGAGCTGCGGCTGACCCGTGAGCAAATCGAACAAGAGCGAATGCAACTGAAGCTCGCCCTGGAAACGGCGGAGCTCGGAACGTGCGTTGTCGATTGGCCTTCGGGCGACGTCGAGTGGGATGCCCAACACGCGAAAATCTTCGGATACCCCGCCCGCGCCATGCGGGTGACGATGCGTGACTTCGCCGGCCGCCTACATCCCGAAATTCGCGACAAGGTCCTTCATGATCTGAATGAGGTCGTCGCGACCCGCCAACATCTTTACGAAGGCGAATGGCGGCTGCAATTGGCCTTGTCCGACGAAGTTCGCTATATCCGCAACGTCACGCGCTTCGAATACGAAAAGGATGGTCGATGCGTGCGCGCGCAAGGACTGATCTCCGACGTTACGGCGCAAAAAACGGCCAACGAAAAACTGATGAACGCGACCAGAGAATCCGACATCGCGAATCGCGCGAAAAGTCAGTTCTTGGCGAATATGTCCCACGAAATTCGTACGCCCGTCGGCGTGGTACTGGGTTATACGGATCTGGCCCTCGAATCCCCGCACCTCGATTCCGAAACGCGGGCGTATTTACAGGCCGCCCGCAACAACGGCGAGGCCCTCAAGAAGCTGATCGGTGATCTGTTGGACCTTTCCAAAATCGAGTCCGACAAAATGGACCTCGAGCAGATCGGCTTCGATCTTCCGCACTTAATCGAAGACGTGGTCTCTTCCCTACAGGTCCGCGCACGCGAAAAATCCCTGCAACTCCGGGTCGAGATCCAACCGCAGATGACCCGCCGGGTGATCGCCGACCCGACGGCGATCCGTCAAATCCTGACGAATCTGATCAGCAACTCGATCAAGTTCACGCCCTACGGCGGCGTACACTTAAGCGCGCTCGAAGAGAAAACGGCGGACGGCCGCTTACGCATCCGGTTCCGCATACGCGACACGGGAATCGGGGTCGAAGAGAAATCCATACCGCGCCTGTTCCTTCCCTTCAGCCAGGCCGACAGTTCGATGTCGCGCAAGTATTCGGGAACCGGGCTGGGGCTCGTGATCTCGCGTAAACTCGCGCGTTTGATGGAAGGGGACGTGGCCTTGCTTGAAACGTCGCAGGGGCGCGGCAGCCTTTTCGAGTTCAGCCTTCTGTGCCGACCGGCTCCCCAAGAGGAGGATAAACCCAAGGGTGAAGTCCAACCCTCGCTGGTGTGTCCGTTGGAAGGTTACCGCGTCCTGGTTGTCGAGGATTCCGTCGACAACCGTGACTTACTGGCGCTGTATTTGACCCGTGCGGGCGCGCTCGTCGAAGTCGCGGAGGATGGCCTGCGCGGCGTTCATAAAGCCCTGCAGTTCAACCCCGATGCGGTCTTGATGGATATCCAGATGCCGGACATGGATGGCTACGAAGCTTACCGACAATTGCGCAGTTCGCGCTTTGAAAAACCCGTCATCGCCTTGACCGCGCACGCCCTCAAATCCGAAAGAGATCGCGCATTGAACGCCGGCTTCACGAGCTACCTGACAAAACCGATCGACCGCAACACCCTCGTGACGACCCTCGCCGGACTTATTCGTAGCCAACAGTTGCACTGA